In Quercus robur chromosome 11, dhQueRobu3.1, whole genome shotgun sequence, the following proteins share a genomic window:
- the LOC126706535 gene encoding 40S ribosomal protein S4-3, with product MARGLKKHLKRLNAPKHWMLDKLGGAFAPKPSSGPHKSRECLPLILILRNRLKYALTYREVISILMQRHVLVDGKVRTDKTYPSGFMDVVSIPKTNENFRLLYDTKGRFRLHSIRDEEAKFKLCKVRSVQFGQKGIPYLNTHDGRTIRYPDPLIKANDTIKLDLESGKITDFIKFDVGNVVMVTGGRNRGRVGVIKNREKHKGTFETVHIQDATGHEFATRLGNVYTIGKGTKPWVSLPKGKGIKLTIIEEAKKRLAAQGAATA from the exons ATG GCTAGAGGGTTGAAGAAGCACTTGAAGAGGCTCAATGCCCCTAAGCATTGGATGCTTGACAAACTTGGTGGTGCATTT gCTCCCAAGCCTTCATCTGGACCTCACAAATCTAGGGAATGCCTGCCATTGATCCTTATCTTGCGAAACAGATTGAAATATGCTCTCACATACCGTGAGGTCATTTCCATATTGATGCAACGACATGTTCTGGTTGATGGGAAAGTCAGGACAGATAAGACCTATCCCTCAGGTTTCATGG ATGTTGTTTCAATCCCCAAGACTAATGAGAATTTCCGTCTGCTTTACGACACTAAGGGTCGATTCCGTCTTCACTCAATCAGGGACGAAGAGGCAAAG TTTAAGCTCTGCAAAGTCAGGTCGGTGCAGTTTGGGCAAAAGGGCATCCCATACCTCAACACCCATGATGGGCGAACCATCCGCTACCCAGACCCTCTCATCAAGGCCAATGACACCATCAAGCTGGACTTGGAGAGTGGCAAGATCACTGATTTCATCAAATTTGATGTTGGGAATGTAGTCATGGTGACTGGTGGAAGAAATAGAGGCCGTGTCGGAGTAATCAAGAACAGAGAGAAGCATAAGGGAACCTTTGAGACAGTCCACATCCAGGATGCTACTGGGCATGAATTTGCTACTCGTTTGGGCAATGTGTACACTATTGGCAAGGGGACAAAGCCTTGGGTTTCCCTTCCTAAGGGCAAGGGAATAAAGCTAACCATCATTGAAGAGGCCAAGAAGAGGCTTGCAGCTCAAGGGGCAGCCACAGCTTAA